In the genome of Deinococcus sp. YIM 77859, one region contains:
- the pucL gene encoding factor-independent urate hydroxylase, whose protein sequence is MTQTQPTVSARLGANNYGKAEVNLMKVRRDTPRHEVRELQVRVAMTGDFDAAHTRGDNTDLIATDTVRNTIYGLAKEGFGSSPEEFGKELIAHFVRTGPKVTGGFMEFTEYLWERLQVGGEGHNHAFVRQMPRRTGRVESEDGQTFRVTSGLENLYVLKTTESGWANYLLNERFTTLPETHERLMATFVTARWEYNESQADYDAVWQRVYRQLQETFTDHYSPSLQNTLFRMGQAVLTRCPEISRIWLQMPNKHHLQYNLERFGLSNNLEIFHVDPEPYGLMEAWVERAG, encoded by the coding sequence ATGACGCAGACCCAGCCCACGGTCAGCGCCCGTCTCGGCGCGAACAACTACGGAAAAGCCGAAGTCAACCTGATGAAGGTAAGGCGGGACACCCCGCGTCATGAGGTCCGCGAGCTCCAGGTACGGGTGGCGATGACGGGCGACTTCGACGCGGCCCATACTCGGGGAGACAACACCGACCTGATCGCCACCGACACCGTACGCAACACCATCTACGGCCTGGCCAAGGAAGGGTTTGGGAGCAGCCCTGAGGAGTTCGGCAAGGAGCTGATCGCCCACTTCGTGCGGACTGGACCCAAGGTGACGGGCGGCTTCATGGAGTTCACCGAGTACCTCTGGGAACGTCTCCAGGTCGGCGGCGAGGGTCACAACCACGCCTTTGTGCGCCAGATGCCCAGGCGCACGGGCCGGGTGGAGAGTGAAGACGGGCAGACCTTTCGGGTCACCTCGGGCCTGGAAAACCTCTACGTCCTCAAGACCACCGAAAGCGGCTGGGCGAACTACCTCTTGAATGAGCGCTTCACCACCCTGCCCGAGACGCACGAGCGCTTGATGGCCACCTTTGTGACGGCGAGGTGGGAATATAACGAAAGTCAGGCGGACTACGACGCGGTGTGGCAGCGGGTCTACCGTCAGCTCCAAGAGACCTTCACCGACCACTACTCGCCCAGCCTCCAAAACACCCTGTTCCGGATGGGTCAGGCGGTCCTCACCCGCTGCCCCGAGATCTCGCGCATCTGGCTGCAAATGCCCAACAAGCATCACCTGCAGTACAACCTGGAGCGCTTCGGCCTCTCCAACAACCTGGAGATCTTCCACGTCGACCCCGAGCCCTACGGCCTGATGGAAGCCTGGGTGGAGCGCGCCGGATGA
- a CDS encoding nucleobase:cation symporter-2 family protein, translating into MPRGTVPVGSSPHPVDEVLPPGRMVAFGLQHVLSMYAGIIAVPLVLASAIGLQPDQIVRIVNASFFMCGVATLIQTIGFPGFGARLPIVQGTTFAALASMILIGQQYGLPAIYGSVIAAGIFTVIVAPFFSRLLRFFPPVVAGTVITVIGVSLMPVAIRWAGGGNPAAETFGAPVNLGLAALTLLFVLLVTRFSRGFWGRIAVLLGLVFGTAAAALFGQASFATVGTAAAVGFTPPFFFGTPTFLLVPILSMVLVMLVVMVETTADLLAIGEITERPVTAQVVADGLRADGLSTALGGVFNVFPFTAFAQNVGLVRFTGVKSRFVVATAGVILLLLGFFPKLGALVASIPLPVLGGAGLVLFGTVAAAGIQILSRVNMADTRNLTIVAVSIALGVIPATVPTLYEKLPSWAGLFLESGITAAALSATVLNILFNIVSTGSERRSSTADVAAHAPELGDIH; encoded by the coding sequence ATGCCCCGAGGAACCGTGCCTGTTGGGTCCTCCCCCCACCCCGTTGACGAAGTGCTGCCCCCGGGGCGGATGGTCGCTTTTGGCCTCCAGCATGTGCTGAGCATGTACGCCGGGATCATCGCGGTGCCCTTGGTGCTGGCCTCGGCCATTGGCCTTCAGCCGGATCAAATTGTGCGGATCGTCAACGCCAGCTTCTTTATGTGCGGCGTCGCCACCCTGATCCAGACCATCGGCTTCCCCGGCTTTGGAGCGCGGTTACCCATCGTGCAGGGCACGACGTTCGCGGCGCTCGCGAGCATGATCCTGATCGGTCAGCAGTACGGTCTGCCCGCCATCTACGGCTCGGTGATCGCGGCGGGGATCTTCACCGTGATCGTCGCCCCCTTTTTTTCTCGCCTGCTGCGCTTCTTTCCGCCGGTGGTCGCCGGAACGGTCATCACCGTGATCGGCGTGTCGCTGATGCCGGTCGCGATCCGTTGGGCGGGGGGCGGCAATCCGGCGGCCGAGACCTTTGGTGCCCCGGTCAACCTGGGCCTGGCGGCGCTGACCCTGCTGTTCGTGCTGCTGGTCACCCGCTTTTCTAGGGGCTTTTGGGGCCGTATCGCGGTGCTGCTGGGCCTGGTGTTCGGCACTGCCGCCGCGGCGCTGTTTGGTCAGGCGTCCTTTGCCACCGTAGGAACTGCTGCCGCCGTGGGCTTCACGCCGCCCTTCTTTTTCGGGACGCCCACCTTCCTCCTGGTTCCCATCCTGTCCATGGTCCTGGTCATGCTGGTCGTGATGGTCGAAACGACGGCCGACCTGCTTGCCATCGGCGAAATCACGGAGCGGCCCGTGACTGCTCAGGTCGTCGCGGATGGCCTGCGGGCCGACGGCCTCTCGACCGCGCTGGGTGGCGTGTTCAACGTGTTCCCCTTCACGGCCTTTGCGCAAAACGTCGGTCTGGTGCGCTTTACTGGGGTGAAGAGCCGCTTCGTGGTGGCCACTGCGGGTGTCATTCTGCTCCTGTTGGGCTTCTTTCCCAAGTTGGGGGCACTGGTGGCCTCCATTCCGCTGCCGGTGCTGGGCGGGGCGGGGCTGGTTCTCTTCGGCACGGTGGCTGCGGCCGGAATTCAGATCCTCTCCCGCGTGAACATGGCCGACACCCGCAACCTCACCATCGTGGCGGTCAGCATCGCCCTGGGGGTGATTCCGGCCACCGTGCCCACCCTCTACGAGAAGCTGCCGAGCTGGGCCGGCCTCTTTTTGGAAAGCGGCATCACTGCCGCCGCTCTGTCTGCCACCGTGCTGAATATCCTCTTCAACATCGTCAGCACCGGCAGCGAACGCCGCTCGTCCACCGCTGATGTGGCGGCCCACGCTCCAGAACTGGGGGACATCCATTGA
- the uraH gene encoding hydroxyisourate hydrolase, whose protein sequence is MSGHAGLTTHVLDTARGRPAQGVRVELYAVDGAERRKLTEAVTNRDGRTDTPLIERGSLHPGTYELVFHVAPYFEGFEAAPSVPFLDLVTLRFTVGDASGHYHVPLVMTPWSYATYRGS, encoded by the coding sequence ATGAGCGGGCATGCGGGCCTCACGACACACGTGCTCGATACAGCCCGGGGCCGCCCCGCCCAGGGAGTCCGGGTGGAGCTCTATGCCGTGGACGGCGCAGAACGCCGCAAGCTGACCGAGGCGGTGACGAACCGCGACGGGCGCACCGACACACCCCTCATCGAGCGCGGGAGCCTGCACCCGGGGACCTATGAGCTGGTGTTCCACGTCGCCCCCTACTTCGAAGGCTTTGAGGCCGCCCCCAGCGTTCCCTTTCTGGACCTGGTCACGCTGCGCTTTACGGTGGGGGACGCCTCCGGGCACTACCACGTGCCGCTGGTGATGACCCCCTGGTCCTACGCCACCTACCGCGGCAGCTAG
- the uraD gene encoding 2-oxo-4-hydroxy-4-carboxy-5-ureidoimidazoline decarboxylase — MNRPLTLAEVNALSLKDFVRHFGSVLEHSPRYAERVGARRPFGSVEALAAAFAQVVLEDTPAEQLALIRAHPDLAGKAARAGEVTAESAAEQASAGLDRLSDEEYAEFHRINAAYHAKFGMPFVVCVRENTKDTILRGAASRLQNSPSAERETALREIGKIARLRVLDLVRQEA; from the coding sequence TTGAATCGCCCACTCACCCTGGCCGAGGTGAATGCCCTCTCCCTCAAGGACTTCGTGCGCCACTTTGGCAGCGTGCTGGAACACAGCCCGCGCTACGCCGAGCGGGTGGGCGCAAGGCGTCCCTTCGGGAGCGTGGAGGCACTCGCCGCGGCCTTTGCCCAGGTTGTCCTAGAGGACACGCCCGCAGAGCAGCTCGCGCTGATTCGCGCTCACCCCGACCTCGCCGGTAAGGCCGCTCGGGCCGGAGAAGTCACCGCCGAATCTGCCGCCGAGCAGGCCTCTGCTGGTCTAGACCGCCTTTCCGACGAGGAATACGCCGAGTTTCACCGCATCAACGCGGCCTACCACGCCAAGTTTGGTATGCCGTTTGTCGTCTGCGTGCGCGAGAACACCAAGGACACCATCCTGCGTGGGGCAGCCTCGCGCCTTCAAAACAGCCCGTCAGCAGAGCGGGAAACCGCCCTGCGGGAAATCGGCAAGATCGCACGGCTCAGAGTTCTCGACCTGGTGCGCCAGGAGGCATAA
- a CDS encoding xanthine dehydrogenase small subunit produces MDSITLTVNGVPRQARDVRPHLTLLNWLRDQGLTGCKEGCAEGECGACAVLLARPTEDGGTRLTAVNACLVLLATLNGQEVITAEGLGAPGALHPVQRELAFRGGSQCGYCTPGFVISMAAEYYREDRPAGEFDLHALSGNLCRCTGYRPIADAANALGGVAEHDPFAQRRKEPAPSPQATHLTTPDGEFYRPTTLAGALDLLAAFPGALLLAGGTDWGVEVNLRHSRARVTIAIDRLPELQTLTWRDDHVEIGAALPLSELERRLAGQIPLLGELFPLFASRLIRNSATLGGNLGTASPIGDSAPVLLALGARVVLASAAGEREVPLEGYFTGYRQTQRRPDELIRAVRIPRPLAPLTGFYKIAKRRFDDISSVAVAIALDLEGDVVRSVRIGLGGVAATPLRARATEEALTGQPWNEKAVREAARLLRGEGTPLDDHRASAAYRAAMLEQTLLKFFFEGAAQEVTL; encoded by the coding sequence ATGGACAGCATCACCCTCACCGTAAACGGCGTGCCGCGGCAGGCCCGTGACGTGCGCCCCCACCTGACACTGCTCAACTGGCTGCGCGATCAGGGCCTGACCGGCTGCAAGGAGGGCTGTGCCGAAGGCGAATGCGGCGCGTGTGCAGTCTTGCTCGCCCGCCCTACGGAAGACGGCGGGACGCGCCTGACGGCGGTGAACGCCTGCCTCGTGCTCCTCGCCACCCTGAACGGCCAGGAGGTCATCACCGCCGAGGGGCTGGGGGCACCCGGCGCCCTGCACCCGGTTCAGCGCGAACTGGCGTTCCGCGGCGGCTCGCAGTGCGGTTACTGCACCCCCGGCTTCGTGATCAGCATGGCCGCGGAGTACTACCGCGAGGACCGGCCCGCGGGGGAGTTTGACCTTCACGCCCTGAGCGGCAACCTGTGCCGCTGCACCGGCTACCGCCCGATTGCGGACGCGGCAAATGCCCTGGGCGGCGTGGCTGAGCATGACCCCTTCGCCCAGCGCCGCAAGGAGCCCGCGCCCTCCCCACAGGCCACCCATCTGACGACGCCTGACGGCGAGTTCTACCGCCCCACCACGCTCGCCGGAGCGCTGGACCTGCTCGCTGCCTTCCCCGGTGCGCTGCTCCTCGCGGGCGGTACGGACTGGGGCGTGGAGGTGAATCTTCGCCACAGCCGCGCGCGCGTCACCATCGCCATCGACCGGCTGCCCGAGCTGCAAACCCTGACCTGGCGGGACGACCATGTGGAGATCGGGGCGGCTCTTCCTCTCTCGGAGCTCGAGCGGCGGCTGGCAGGGCAAATTCCTCTGCTTGGCGAACTTTTCCCCCTCTTCGCCTCGCGCCTGATTCGGAACAGCGCCACCCTGGGCGGCAACCTGGGCACGGCCAGCCCGATCGGGGACAGCGCCCCCGTGCTTCTCGCGCTGGGGGCACGGGTGGTGCTGGCCTCGGCGGCGGGTGAGCGTGAGGTGCCCCTCGAAGGCTACTTCACCGGCTACCGCCAGACGCAGCGCCGCCCGGATGAACTGATCCGCGCCGTTCGGATTCCGCGGCCCCTCGCGCCCCTCACGGGATTCTACAAGATCGCCAAGCGCCGCTTTGACGACATTTCCAGCGTGGCGGTCGCCATCGCGCTGGACCTCGAGGGCGACGTGGTGCGCTCCGTCCGGATCGGGCTGGGCGGCGTGGCAGCGACGCCGCTGCGCGCCCGTGCCACCGAGGAGGCCCTGACCGGCCAGCCCTGGAACGAAAAGGCGGTGCGTGAGGCTGCCCGCCTTTTGCGCGGCGAGGGGACCCCCCTCGACGACCACCGCGCCTCGGCAGCCTACCGCGCGGCGATGCTGGAACAGACGCTCCTGAAATTCTTCTTCGAGGGAGCAGCCCAGGAGGTGACCCTATGA
- a CDS encoding MarR family winged helix-turn-helix transcriptional regulator, which produces MPSSKTPDFLKRIRRDWAQVAPGLDIHPMLLMVTLSRLHSALSRQIERTHLPSGINAASWDLLVTLYRSAPPPGLTPKQLTELTAITGPSMTNRIDRLLAKGLVERQACPDDRRSFRVRLTAAGRTLVEALLTPHLANERHILSVLTPEETQELERLALKLLVHLESAAFREVAPARTDFR; this is translated from the coding sequence ATGCCTTCTTCCAAGACTCCCGACTTCCTGAAGCGTATTCGCCGTGACTGGGCGCAGGTCGCTCCTGGCCTGGACATCCATCCCATGCTGCTGATGGTCACCCTCAGCCGCCTGCATTCCGCTCTCAGCCGGCAGATCGAGCGCACCCACCTGCCGTCGGGCATCAATGCCGCGAGTTGGGACCTGCTGGTCACGCTCTACCGCTCGGCACCGCCGCCGGGCCTCACCCCCAAGCAGCTCACCGAACTCACGGCCATCACCGGCCCCTCCATGACCAACCGCATTGACCGCCTGCTGGCCAAAGGGCTGGTCGAGCGGCAGGCCTGCCCCGACGACCGCCGTTCCTTTCGAGTGCGGCTCACTGCGGCGGGCCGTACCCTCGTCGAGGCTCTCCTGACCCCGCACCTCGCGAACGAACGGCATATCCTGTCGGTCCTGACGCCCGAAGAAACGCAGGAGCTCGAGCGCCTCGCTCTCAAGCTGCTGGTCCATCTAGAGAGCGCCGCTTTTCGGGAAGTTGCCCCTGCGAGGACGGATTTCAGATAA